The Medicago truncatula cultivar Jemalong A17 chromosome 4, MtrunA17r5.0-ANR, whole genome shotgun sequence genome includes a region encoding these proteins:
- the LOC25481187 gene encoding scopoletin glucosyltransferase: protein MEEKTKMDMEEGEEKALTIYFIPYLAPGHMIPLCDIATLFALRRQKVTIITTPSNAQILGKSIPLNQHLRIHTVPFPSHEVGLPDGVESLSAATDLENLRKIFQATTLLQPPIQHFVEQHPPDCIVADFLFPWVDELANKLQIPRLSFNGFSLFAICAIESVKAHSLYESASFVIPGLPHSIAMNAAPPKQMSDLLEALLETVFKSNGIIVNNFSELDGEEYIEHYEKTTGHKAWHLGPASLIRRTVQEKAQRGQQSVVSVHECLSWLDSKPDNSVLYICFGSLCLFPDKQLYEIACGIEASGHKFIWVVPEKKGKEDESEEEKGKWLPKGFEERNIGKKKGLIIRGWAPQVMILSHKALGAFMTHCGWNSTVEAVSAGVPMITWPVHGEQFYNEKLITQVRRIGVVVGAAEWSSTGIGEREKVVGRDSIEKAVRRLMDGGDEAEKIKKYAREFGDKAKHAAQEGGSSHRNLTAVIDDLKILRDRKLRV, encoded by the coding sequence atggaagaaaaaacaaagatggATATGGAAGAAGGAGAAGAGAAAGCACTTACTATCTACTTCATACCTTACTTAGCTCCTGGTCATATGATCCCTTTATGTGACATAGCAACACTCTTTGCCTTACGCCGTCAAAAAGTTACCATCATAACCACACCCTCCAATGCTCAAATCCTTGGCAAATCCATCCCTTTAAACCAACACCTCCGTATTCACACCGTTCCATTTCCTTCCCATGAAGTTGGCCTCCCTGATGGCGTCGAAAGCCTCTCCGCCGCCACCGACCTCGAGAATCTTCGCAAGATCTTTCAAGCCACCACTCTCCTCCAACCACCCATCCAACACTTCGTGGAGCAGCACCCACCGGATTGCATTGTGGCGGATTTCTTGTTTCCTTGGGTTGATGAACTTGCAAACAAGCTTCAAATTCCTAGACTCAGTTTCAACGGTTTCTCTCTGTTTGCAATTTGTGCCATAGAATCTGTTAAAGCACACTCTCTTTATGAATCTGCTTCATTTGTAATTCCTGGTCTTCCTCATTCTATTGCCATGAATGCAGCTCCGCCGAAGCAGATGAGTGACTTATTGGAAGCGCTTTTGGAGACGGTTTTCAAAAGCAACGGAATCATTGTTAACAATTTTTCTGAACTTGACGGTGAAGAGTACATCGAACACTACGAGAAAACTACAGGTCACAAAGCTTGGCATCTTGGTCCGGCTTCTCTTATTCGTAGAACTGTTCAAGAAAAAGCACAGAGGGGACAACAAAGTGTTGTGAGTGTGCATGAGTGTCTGAGTTGGCTAGACTCGAAGCCAGATAACTCAGTGTTGTACATATGCTTTGGAAGCTTATGCCTTTTCCCGGATAAACAACTTTACGAGATTGCATGTGGGATAGAAGCATCGGGTCACAAATTCATATGGGTTGTTCCTGAGAAGAAAGGGAAAGAAGATGAGAGTGAAGAGGAGAAAGGAAAATGGTTGCCAAAGGGATTCGAAGAGAGAAATATCGGAAAGAAGAAGGGTTTGATTATTAGGGGTTGGGCTCCACAAGTTATGATTTTGAGCCACAAAGCTCTGGGTGCGTTTATGACGCATTGTGGGTGGAATTCCACTGTTGAGGCTGTTAGTGCAGGGGTTCCGATGATCACGTGGCCGGTGCATGGAGAACAATTTTACAATGAAAAGTTGATAACACAGGTGCGACGAATTGGGGTGGTGGTGGGGGCAGCTGAGTGGAGTTCAACTGGTATTGGGGAGAGAGAGAAGGTGGTGGGGAGGGATAGTATTGAGAAGGCTGTGAGGAGATTGATGGATGGTGGTGACGAAGCTGAGAAAATCAAAAAGTATGCTCGAGAGTTTGGGGATAAGGCTAAACATGCGGCTCAAGAAGGTGGTTCATCTCATAGGAATTTAACGGCTGTGATCGATGATCTTAAAATATTGAGGGACCGCAAACTTCGAGTTTAA